A region of the Lysobacter sp. K5869 genome:
TTGCTCACAGCGCGGCTCGCGCCACAACCGGCATGCGGCCTAAGGGCCCCCGGACCAATGGCAGAGGCCGCGGCCGCGCGCTGGCCATATTCTGGCCACCGTCTCATCGGCTGAGACCTGTCCCCGCTCTCCTAGCCGGCTCATGGGCCGGGCGGATCGCAGGGGAGAGGCAATCGATGAATCGTGGCGCCAGGATGTCGTTGGAGTTGTTCGCGCCGGCCCTGATCGTGGCCGCCGGCGCGCTCGCCGTGGGCACGCTGCCGGCCGACGCGGTCGCCGCGTCCAGCCTGCCGGGCGGTTCGTACGCGCGACTGGCGCAGTGTTTGCAAGTCGGCGGCCTCGGCATCGCCGCGGCCATGCTCGTCCATTCGCTCTGGCGCCTGTGGCGCTGGGAGCGCGGCAGGGAGCCGCAATGCGCCTGCGGCGGCCTGCTGTCGCGGCCGCGCCGCCACCGCGACGGCCTGCGCCGCTGCCTGGGATGCCGCCGTCCTCACCCGGAGATCTGACCATGCTCACCGCCGCCGCCATCCGTTGCACCGTCGGCCTGTGGCCGCTCGCGGCGATCGCGCTCGCGGCGGGCGAGGGCGGCGATATCGACGCGTCGGAGCGCCGCGATTGCGAGCGCCCGGAACCGGGCGCGGCGGACGCCGAGGACCGCGAACCGCGACGGCCGACTTGATCGCGATGGGGGCAGACGCCGGCCCGAGAGCCGGTTATACTTCCCGGCCCGCTGCCGGAGTGGCGGAATCGGTAGACGCAGCGGACTCAAAATCCGCCGCCCTTAAAAGCGTGTGGGTTCGAGTCCCACCTCCGGCACCAATATGCTGACCGTGGCGGTTCGTTGCGGTTCGCTGGTTAAGAAAAGAAGCCCCTTTTTAGGGGCTTTTTTGTTGCCCGAAGTTCGTAGAAGACCGCTGCAGACCGCTTGAGCCGGGGGCATGTGGGGGCAGGGGGCACCCAGGGGTATCTGAGCCCCTGTTAGAGCCGATGCCCCCATGGCTGCGCACGCCGGAAAATTCACCTTGGTGACCATCAAGAACGCGAAGTGCGGCGACAAGCCAGTGCGTCTGTTCGGTGGCGGCGGCTTGTACTTGGAGTTGATGTCCAACGGCTCTCGCTATTGGCGCCTCAAGTACCGGATCAACGGCAAGGAGAAGCGTCTTGCCTTGGGGTGTATCCCGAGATCTCGTTGGTTGCAGCCCGCGAGAAGCGGGATGAAGTCCGCATGGTGATTTGGGACCGGGTGGATTCGTCTGCCAAGCGTCAGACCTACCGTCCGTTAGCCAAGCTCTCCAGTGAGACGACCTTTAAGGCCATCGCTCAGGAGTGACTGGCTTTGCAGGTGAAGACGCTCGCCGCGGTGACCTACGGCAAAGCCGAATGGCTTTTGGGGATGGCTTCGAACGAGATCGGAAGCCGTCCTATCGCGGATATTTCCGCTCCTGACATCCTCGCCGTGCTTCGTAAACGCGATTCATCATGCAGGCAGCGTCCATTTCTTGGCTAGACTAATTCAATCACTGTGACGCCGGGGGCATACGTGCCGACGAGAGAAGATCTGATCGCGCATCTGTGGCAGGAAGTCATCAATCCGTTCGATGACGCCACCGCACTCGACAACATCATCGCTAACTGCAAGCGCCGGCCTGACGGTCCATTCGCGGGCGTTGGGCCGGCCATCGAACGAGCCTTGGCGGCCGGTGTTTCGGCGGAAGATATCTGCTTGCTGATGAAGGACGCAGCATACGAAGCGGTCTTTGGGACGCTGTACGCCATGAGTGATCCCGGCGTGGATGGCAACGAAGTCCTTGGTCTTTATGAAGAACTACTCTCATCGCCGAACGCTAGGTGGTGACCCGTTGGCTCGAGTTAGGAACGAGATCCGCTCGGCTACCCCGGCCGCTTCAATGCAAGCGGCTCTTAGGCGATGAAGACGCCGTGCATTTCGTAGTGCCGACGAGTCCCTCGCGGCGCTTGGGCGATCAACTCGTCCCAGCGCTTCTCGAAGTTGAACGCTCGCCCCGTATCGGTGGCGGCTCAGGTCTCTCCGACCTCAAGGGGCATCCTTTAGCGTCGTGGCTCGGACCTTCGCGCGGCGAATAGACAGGGACGTATGGCATGCAGGTGGCCTGGGCCGGCCTTACCCCGCGCGGGACAACCAATCGATGTCGATTGACGATACCTAGCCGTCGACCACATGTGCGTCGACCACGCGGAGATTCACGATCTTCTCCAAGATGGCGAGCATGTCGGCCTTGTTGTGATACGACTCGCCACCATTCGCAACGGGCTCGCCGTTCCTCCCCTTGATGCGCCAGCGCCATTGGCCGAAGGTTGGAGATTGAGCGGATATAAACCGCGCCAGTCCCGCTTCTTCTCCCGCCTTAATGCCCTCTCGGTAGATCTCCAAACGCAGCTCACCAGCCATATTGATCCCCCTATGTTGTCCAAGAGACAACGTAGTGGACGCATCCATCAGGCCAGCCGTAAACGGTGAGACCGCCGGCTCTACCATGCCGACCTGCCACTCCCGCTAGACTATTGGCATGTTTACCCGGAGACAAAGATGAAACGGGTGTTGTCATTCACGCTGCTTTTTATCGCCACTCCTGTCTTCGCGGCCGACAACGGGAGCCCCGCCGCTGTGGCGGCCTACACAAGATCCTCTCTTCTGGCATTCGTGTCGGACGACGATGCCTCGATGCCATCGCCATTGATTTTCCGCGCGACAAGGTCGTCAGGCGGCACTGTGCCCGACCGCTATGAAGTCAGAATGGGGCAGCCTCTCTTTGTCTCCCCAACAACCTTGTATCCAACTTGGAGCAAGGGAAGCCCAAGCTACGTTTTCGTTGTATTGCCTTGCGCAGAAGAGCCGAGGGCGCGAGCAAGGGAGGCGCCCGGTTATTTGATGGAATTTGAGCGAGAGAGTCAAAAGAGGCCGGGATACTACACGGATGTCTACCGCGCTCAGTATCAGTACGGCCAAGGCTCGGAGTTTATGGTTCTAGACATCCAGAACTCGAAGTCAAACTGTGGTGTCAAAGCCTACAGGGCCAAAGACGGTAAGGGAGGGCCTCAACTGGTTCCGCTGCGCGCGCAGGAGGTCGAACTCAAGGACGTGTTCGTTTGCGAGTTCAATGTGAGGTCTTGCGGATAAGCTGCGCGATCTCTACGAAACCCTGGGCGATTCGAAGGCCTTGATGAATATGACGGGTTCTGATTTTCTATGAAGATCGTTTACACCCTCTTGCAGGACTTGAAGAACAACCCGCTGCGAGTGGACCGTGTCCGCGCGACGACTCTCGACGACTCCAAACCCTACCTCGGGCTTGCGGGTGCGCAAGGCTTATTCGCCAGCAAAGAGTGGTGGCGAGCCATCATCGACGGCGATCTGGAAGTGGTGTTCTTTTCAGGCACGATACGCCGCCTGTTCATTCCCGGAATGCCGGGCGACGCCATCAGCGAACCCGATTTCGAATGCGTGTCCGAGGATGGCGAAGTTCGCATATCGAGTCGATATGCGAACGACGCCACCGATCTGGAATTGTTCCAGGTCGGAAAGAAGGTGAAGATGGCCTATGTACTGGATCAGTTGAAGGCGCCTCGTTCCGATGGCGCAACGGGCTACGCGGATATCCTGCTTGAATTATCGATAGAGGAGTGATCGGCGCCCGTACAGAACATTGCTGAAGTAGAGGGCGTCGCAAAGATCCGCGGCTCGGACTTTAGCGCGTCGGATCGATAGCGGCATGAGTGGGCGCCTCACTGGTCTGGACCAATCCTGCTTCTGCGAGTCGCCAGCTGTAGTGCCGCGTGCGCCGCCATGTATAGCGGCGGCGCCTTGTTCGCTCAGCGCTTTGGCGTAGCGGTTGAATGACCAGCCATGCCGTTTAGAACAGCAATTGCAGCTCGGCGTAGCTCGGGCGATGCCGCGCGATAACAGATGAGCAAATCCAATTCGTCATTGCCGACCATCGAGTCGTCGCGACGGCCAGCTATGATGTAAGTGAGGTCGAATTTAGCTCTGGCCAGCAATGCCATGTACGCGAGGTCTGGCGTTGACTCGTCCATTTCGTAGGCCGCTTGAGTGCGCAAGCTGACCTGGCCCGTTGCGGCCGTGATCGACTGGTTCATACCCAGTCTTTCCCTTTCATCCGCGATCCGTGAGCCGATTGTGCCTTTGTCGGTATGCATAGATGTGCGCCTTCCTTTGTGTGCATCTAGGTGAGCCTCCTTGCGTCTGAATCGAAACAGATATCCTCGGAACTGCTCATTCACTAGTAGCTCGAGGTGTCTCACTAACTACCTGCCACATCGACTAAGCCCAGCCGGGAAGCGGCTTCGGCCTGAGTGACTTGTCAATCCTCATCAGGCCAGTTGTAGTGGAGATAGGCGACAAAATTGTCATCGCTGTCGTAGATCTCAAATCTGTGCTTGATCCTGGCTGCCGCAAGAGCTGACGAGACCGCCATGGAATCCCGCATGAGCGTTTCTCGGTTGTTGGAATCTGCGTCGATCGAAGGCTTATCGCCACAGTCACCACAGCATTGCCGGAACACAAAATTGCTGTCGCCCTCAACGCGCACGGAGTACTCGCCCTCCGAGACGTGCAAGCCACCGTCGACAAGAAGCCGAACTAGCTCATCCTTGGATGGCCAGGGCGCGCATTCGCCAGAAAGGGCTAAGAAGCAGTTTGTCATCCGGTCTGATGCCTGAGGTGAACCGGTCCGCGGAGCGACTTCGGCTCGCGTAGGGATATGGGGCTTGACGCTTACGCGCCACGTCAGGGCGATCGTATCTCTGTCAGTCGCAACCTGCGAGATGGCCGGCGGTGCCATGCCGCCCATGCCGATCTGCCACTGGCGCTACCCCTGCCGCCTGCGCTCGATTACCTTCCCAGAGGCCGATGAGCCTGGTGAGGCCGTGGCCCTCATCGAGGAGGAGCGCGAGGCGGACGAGTGGGGTAAGGCGTCTAAGAAGCCAACTAAGAAAAGTTCGAAATCGCCAGTTTAGGAAGGTGCTTCGCGCTGGGAGTTGCCCGCCCACACCTGATCTTCTAGCCGAATCGCTGAGGGGGCATTTATGGGCGCAAGATGCCGGCTGCAAATTTCGAAAACATCGAATATTCAAAGTGTTATAAGTCTTTAGAGGTTTCCACCACCGCACAAAATAAGCCGGCCGTAGCGATTCGTTACGGTTCGCTGGATAAGAAAAAGAAGCCCCTCGTTAGGGGCTTTTTATTGCCCGGAGTTCGTCGGAGTCCGCTGTTGACCACTCGAAGCCGGAGGCATCTGTGGGGAGAGGGGCGCCTCGGGACATCTGAGCCTCTGTCAGAGCCGTTGCCCTCATGGTCGCCCGTTAGCAATTCAGGCCGTCGCGATCGTGCAGAAGTCGACTCAATCGTTGGCGGACGCATCGCACACGATCCGCATCCTCTCTCGAAGGCCGGCGAACTTCGGCTGGTGGAAGATAGGAGCCAGCCAGACACTTATTTCCGCAAAAGAACCCCAGGCGGATCGCGGTGCGGTTTCCAAGGCAAGTTGCAGTTCCCGCGCGGCAGCGTCCAGCGCTTCCTCGTTGACTATGCGATCTCCTGGCGCCCAGTCTTCTTCGCTGGGCTCCGTCGCTTCGCTGAGCAGCCGATGGAGCTTAAAAAGACGCCATTTCCAGGCAGGCCCCAAACCCTCGGCGATCAGTTCGTCGGCGCGCGCGATCAGTTCAAGATCCTTCCAGAGATAGGCGCGTTGGAGTTCGCAAGCGAGATCGGGCACAAAGCGGTCGCCCCATCGGCGAACGGCCTGTTTCGCCAGAAGAAACGCCGTTTCTTTAGCGCTCGTCCAGTTGTATCCCTTCAGCAGCATTGAAAATTCATCGGCATCGAGCGCTTCCGGGGCGCGCCCATCGAGCATGATGAGAACCACCTCTTGTCCAATTCCCTCGACGAGCGCGTTAGGCCCCTTATAGGCGTCGAAACGCGCGTTCGCCGCCGCGATTCGGTCGGCCGATGAACGGATTCGATGGGGGCCGGAATCACTCACTTTGAAGTCTCAAGTCGTTATCAGCCGCTTGAACGCTGTTCTGCGTCCCGGGCTTTGGTCGGAGGATCGAGCGAGGCATTTTCGTTCTCGTGAGGGCGACCGGATCTCTTGGGAAAGGATAGATCCGTCCTGGACGAATCCAATATGGCGTGGCTCGAATTATGAAGGGGCTTGCATCGGGGCGCGCTTATCGATGCGCCTCGGCAAAACGATGGATCCCATCCTGAATTTCGATCTTCCGTCCATTGCCATGCGCAAGGCCGCGCCACAGCAACCCGCGTTCGTTATCGTCGAGTTGCTCATTGAAGGGCTCCAACAAGCGAGCTTCGGAGACTCCCGCCTTCCGAGCCGCATGGGCGATATCGGCCAATCGAAGATAGTTCTCGCGATAGTCCATCCGCATCCCCTCCAATGCATGAGCGGCGACCGCGGCGTGCAGCCAGCCAAGAGGCGACGAGTTCAGCGATTTCTCCGCCGCAAGCACGCTGAGGTACATGAGTTTGAAGCTCAGCTTATCGTTCAAGCGTTTGCGAAGCTCAATTACCTCGATTCGGTTTAGCGCCCTCAGATGGCGGCTGAGGGCCAG
Encoded here:
- a CDS encoding Arm DNA-binding domain-containing protein, translating into MAAHAGKFTLVTIKNAKCGDKPVRLFGGGGLYLELMSNGSRYWRLKYRINGKEKRLALGCIPRSRWLQPARSGMKSAW
- a CDS encoding YegP family protein, encoding MDASTTLSLGQHRGINMAGELRLEIYREGIKAGEEAGLARFISAQSPTFGQWRWRIKGRNGEPVANGGESYHNKADMLAILEKIVNLRVVDAHVVDG